The following are encoded in a window of Rubellicoccus peritrichatus genomic DNA:
- the gndA gene encoding NADP-dependent phosphogluconate dehydrogenase, with the protein MSEATSDIGLIGLAVMGQNLALNIADHGYKISVYNRTTSKMEEFVAENPNTPGGVVGCPTLEEFVASLKRPRKIIILVQAGRATDAVIDGLVPLLEEGDIIIDGGNAYWHDTIRRENDLTEKGLRFIGSGVSGGEEGARFGPSLMPGGTQEAWDHLKPIWEAVAAKVDAETGKPLEGAAPGKPVEGGVPCTAYIGSDGAGHYVKMVHNGIEYGDMQMICEAYDLMRRLLGMSAPEIADVFKQWNTGLLDSFLIEITAEVLAQKDPETGKDFVDIVLDTAGQKGTGKWTSISALDMGVPAPTVAEAVFSRCVSAVKEERVAASKILTGPVKEFSGDKQALIQQIHDALYCSKICSYAQGFQLMREAQNEFKWTLNFGEIAQIWRGGCIIRAGFLQKITEAYDADAELANLLLDPYFKQTVTDLEENWREVVAVGVKSGVPLPCFSSALAYFDSYRSEYLPQNLLQAQRDFFGAHTYERTDKPRGQFYHIDWPEADRPQLEA; encoded by the coding sequence ATGTCTGAAGCTACTTCCGATATCGGACTCATCGGCCTCGCCGTTATGGGTCAAAACCTCGCCCTTAATATAGCCGACCACGGCTACAAAATCTCGGTCTACAACCGAACGACTTCCAAAATGGAGGAGTTCGTCGCTGAAAACCCGAATACACCTGGCGGAGTCGTCGGATGCCCAACGCTGGAGGAGTTTGTCGCCAGTTTGAAGCGCCCGCGCAAGATTATCATCTTGGTCCAGGCAGGTCGTGCAACTGACGCTGTTATCGACGGTTTGGTTCCTCTGCTGGAGGAGGGAGACATTATTATTGATGGTGGTAATGCTTATTGGCACGACACCATTCGTCGCGAAAATGACCTTACTGAAAAGGGACTACGCTTTATTGGGAGCGGTGTTTCCGGCGGTGAAGAAGGGGCACGCTTTGGGCCTAGCCTGATGCCTGGTGGTACACAGGAAGCTTGGGATCACCTCAAGCCTATCTGGGAAGCAGTTGCAGCCAAGGTTGATGCTGAAACTGGTAAGCCCTTAGAAGGAGCTGCTCCAGGAAAGCCTGTCGAAGGTGGCGTTCCTTGCACTGCTTACATTGGCAGTGATGGGGCAGGGCACTACGTCAAGATGGTGCACAATGGCATCGAATATGGTGATATGCAGATGATTTGCGAGGCTTACGATCTCATGCGTCGCCTCCTCGGTATGTCTGCACCTGAGATTGCTGACGTTTTCAAGCAGTGGAATACTGGTTTGCTCGATAGTTTCCTTATTGAAATTACTGCAGAAGTTCTGGCTCAGAAGGATCCTGAGACAGGCAAGGATTTTGTGGATATTGTGCTCGATACAGCCGGCCAAAAGGGCACAGGTAAATGGACCAGTATTAGTGCACTTGACATGGGTGTGCCTGCTCCGACGGTGGCAGAAGCGGTATTTTCTCGCTGTGTAAGTGCAGTGAAAGAGGAGCGCGTAGCCGCTTCAAAGATTCTGACTGGCCCGGTTAAGGAATTTTCCGGTGACAAGCAGGCCTTGATTCAGCAGATTCACGATGCACTTTATTGCTCGAAGATCTGTTCCTATGCTCAAGGCTTCCAGCTTATGCGTGAAGCTCAGAACGAGTTTAAGTGGACCCTGAACTTTGGTGAAATTGCACAAATCTGGCGTGGCGGTTGCATTATTCGTGCAGGGTTCCTTCAGAAGATCACGGAAGCCTATGATGCTGATGCTGAATTGGCGAATCTCCTTCTCGATCCATATTTCAAGCAAACTGTTACCGATCTTGAGGAAAACTGGCGCGAAGTTGTGGCAGTAGGCGTTAAGTCTGGTGTTCCACTGCCATGTTTCTCCAGTGCATTGGCATACTTTGATAGCTATCGTTCAGAGTATTTACCACAGAACCTGCTTCAGGCTCAGCGCGACTTTTTTGGTGCCCATACCTATGAGCGAACTGACAAGCCACGTGGGCAGTTTTATCATATTGACTGGCCAGAAGCTGATCGGCCGCAGTTGGAAGCCTAG
- the gnd gene encoding phosphogluconate dehydrogenase (NAD(+)-dependent, decarboxylating), translated as MQLGMVGLGRMGANIVRRLMNNGHTCVVYDTNPETVAELVKDGAIGSTSLEDFVSKLEKPKAAWVMIPAAITDKVVSQLADLMEEDDIIIDGGNSYFRDDRRRAGELKPKGIHYIDCGTSGGVWGLERGYCLMIGGEKKPVQHLDPIFATIAPGEGNIEKTPGRPDGVGTAQNGYLHCGPAGAGHFVKMVHNGIEYGIMAAYAEGLDILKNANCDTAAKDIDAETAPSLHGDHDYDLDLGEVSEVWRRGSVIASWLLDLTATSFVGDPDLDKFSGRVSDSGEGRWTIEAAIEEAVPAPVLTSALYERFRSRKDHAFADKVCSAMRFQFGGHLEKQD; from the coding sequence ATGCAACTTGGAATGGTAGGCCTCGGCCGAATGGGTGCTAATATTGTACGCCGTCTCATGAATAACGGGCACACATGTGTTGTCTACGATACCAATCCTGAAACCGTCGCTGAACTTGTGAAAGACGGTGCGATTGGGTCGACCTCACTTGAGGATTTCGTCAGTAAACTTGAGAAGCCAAAGGCTGCCTGGGTTATGATTCCTGCAGCAATTACAGACAAAGTCGTTTCTCAGCTTGCTGATTTGATGGAGGAAGATGACATTATTATCGATGGTGGGAACTCATATTTTCGTGATGACCGCCGTCGCGCCGGAGAGCTTAAACCTAAGGGCATACATTACATCGATTGTGGGACTTCAGGTGGCGTCTGGGGGTTGGAACGAGGTTACTGTTTAATGATTGGCGGAGAAAAGAAACCGGTTCAACATCTTGATCCTATTTTCGCTACGATAGCCCCAGGCGAGGGGAATATTGAAAAAACTCCAGGTCGCCCTGATGGTGTTGGTACTGCTCAAAATGGCTATTTACATTGTGGGCCTGCTGGAGCTGGTCACTTTGTCAAGATGGTTCATAATGGCATTGAGTATGGCATTATGGCTGCATATGCAGAGGGACTCGACATATTGAAGAACGCTAATTGTGACACGGCGGCTAAGGATATTGATGCAGAAACAGCACCATCATTACATGGTGACCATGACTATGATCTAGACCTTGGAGAGGTATCTGAAGTCTGGCGTCGAGGGTCAGTGATTGCCTCGTGGTTGCTTGATCTTACTGCAACCTCTTTCGTTGGTGATCCCGACTTGGATAAATTTTCCGGAAGGGTGTCTGATTCAGGAGAGGGGCGTTGGACTATCGAGGCAGCCATTGAAGAAGCGGTCCCTGCTCCGGTTTTGACTAGTGCCCTCTATGAGCGCTTTCGATCACGCAAGGATCATGCTTTCGCTGACAAGGTTTGCTCAGCTATGCGTTTCCAGTTTGGTGGTCACTTGGAGAAACAGGATTAG
- a CDS encoding PEP-CTERM sorting domain-containing protein (PEP-CTERM proteins occur, often in large numbers, in the proteomes of bacteria that also encode an exosortase, a predicted intramembrane cysteine proteinase. The presence of a PEP-CTERM domain at a protein's C-terminus predicts cleavage within the sorting domain, followed by covalent anchoring to some some component of the (usually Gram-negative) cell surface. Many PEP-CTERM proteins exhibit an unusual sequence composition that includes large numbers of potential glycosylation sites. Expression of one such protein has been shown restore the ability of a bacterium to form floc, a type of biofilm.), which translates to MKIKIFTAIAVLTLTLNTGFGAIQIGSLTTDNTGAGTLTIDTEIVLINLNIAPVPTNSAGFIAITAGFTGDSSGGSFGQTGPALTFAGGISGSKPYTRSFIGASLGDITTDMVVINFAGGSIPSLNLADSARLLVGDYSVQYFETSGQNLNLILTPENILYTDPGGTAYDVLAVVVPEPSIYAGILGASALAFIAIKRRLKV; encoded by the coding sequence ATGAAAATTAAAATTTTTACAGCTATAGCTGTGTTAACGCTGACCCTAAACACTGGCTTTGGTGCAATACAAATAGGTAGCTTAACGACAGACAATACTGGAGCTGGAACGTTAACTATAGATACTGAGATCGTTCTTATTAATTTAAATATAGCGCCAGTGCCCACAAATTCTGCTGGTTTCATTGCAATCACAGCCGGATTTACCGGGGACTCAAGTGGTGGATCATTTGGACAAACAGGCCCAGCACTAACTTTTGCAGGTGGTATTAGCGGCAGCAAACCTTACACTAGATCCTTTATTGGCGCTTCATTAGGAGATATAACGACAGATATGGTTGTCATTAATTTTGCAGGCGGCAGCATACCTTCTCTGAATCTTGCCGACAGCGCGAGGCTTTTGGTAGGAGATTACAGCGTGCAATATTTCGAAACCAGTGGCCAAAATCTTAATCTGATTCTAACTCCCGAGAACATTCTTTACACAGATCCAGGCGGCACAGCTTATGATGTGTTGGCTGTTGTCGTGCCTGAGCCAAGTATTTATGCAGGCATATTGGGAGCTTCAGCATTGGCATTTATAGCCATCAAACGCAGACTAAAAGTCTAA
- a CDS encoding response regulator transcription factor: MKILVVEDDSDVRNSLRQTLEDENFVVDTVDNGAEGLYRASEWQYDVILLDVMLPELDGWHILNKLRDQKIQTPVLMLTALDDLDDRVRGLTTGADDYMVKPYHERELLARIQALHRRSLGLTQNVIKIGRVEINTAQRTVKLNGELISLTAYRYRILEYLATRRGEVISQSELAEAIVGEDETALSNVIDVQIHHIRRQLGKDFVRNRRGLGYVIPD; encoded by the coding sequence ATGAAAATATTGGTAGTTGAAGACGATTCTGATGTCCGTAATAGTCTCAGGCAAACGCTGGAAGATGAGAATTTCGTAGTCGATACCGTCGACAATGGTGCAGAAGGGCTCTACCGCGCATCCGAGTGGCAATATGATGTCATACTGCTTGATGTCATGCTGCCAGAGCTTGACGGGTGGCATATCTTAAATAAATTACGCGATCAGAAAATCCAGACTCCGGTCCTCATGCTGACTGCTTTGGATGACCTCGATGATCGAGTGCGAGGCCTAACCACTGGAGCCGATGATTACATGGTTAAACCATATCATGAACGTGAGCTTCTCGCCCGCATTCAAGCCCTACATCGCAGATCTCTCGGTCTAACCCAAAATGTAATCAAAATCGGCCGTGTGGAAATCAATACCGCGCAGCGCACGGTTAAACTAAACGGTGAGCTGATCAGCTTGACTGCATATCGATATCGGATCCTTGAATATCTCGCAACACGTAGAGGTGAAGTTATCTCTCAAAGTGAATTAGCCGAAGCCATTGTGGGTGAGGATGAAACCGCGCTATCCAATGTCATCGATGTGCAAATCCACCATATCCGCAGGCAACTAGGCAAAGACTTCGTTAGAAATCGCCGTGGCCTAGGATATGTAATCCCGGATTAG